One stretch of Podospora bellae-mahoneyi strain CBS 112042 chromosome 2, whole genome shotgun sequence DNA includes these proteins:
- a CDS encoding hypothetical protein (MEROPS:MER0003909; BUSCO:EOG09260DFH; EggNog:ENOG503NV61; COG:O), translated as MSTEAQKPRFRKVQSFQSDYAPTGITQYVSERSGMQVIVADRKGPKVNGYFTLATEIFDDSGAPHTLEHLVFMGSKSYKYKGLLDKLAGRAYSNTNAWTAVDHTAYTLETAGWDGFAQILPVYLEHVILPNITDDACVTEVHHIDGEGNDAGVVYSEMQALQYSSSELMDLQARRLLYPENIGFRYETGGMMEALRVLTPNRIREFHKAMYQPQNLAVIITGEADHEDLLKILDTFEESIKDDIPPPNPSFKRPFVDSPQPPPLEKTIVQTVEFPEEDESTGEILVAFFGPSCIDQIEGTAVNILMTYLCGSSVSIIENTIVEREQLASSVSYWWDSRPNSVIWFQPTGVATEKLAFVEQRLVDLLKEVASKPLDMNYINECLQREKRQVKLQAESSEQFYASNIITDYLFGKRDGSTLRDLETLKEYDVLEKWTDEQWRAFLKKWISDAHHVSILGKPSHELAKKLKAGEEERIAKRKEELGKEGLEALKNKLETAKQNNEKPIPPEVLDQWPVPGTESIHFIESLTARSGKARALGASDNKAQKIIDAAPQGKPLFVQFEDVPSNFVHLTLHVGLSETEVQYKPLLSLFTDNFFNSPVIRDGKRLEFEQVVKQLEKDTISYHISSASRLSDYEGLAIQFQVDPEKYTTIIDWLRTLMFDIVFDPVRIKAAIVKALADIPELKRDGRTMAQEVDMAIHFRPEAYLSAKRTLVKAVYLRRLKKLLEKEPETVLGWFEELRKSLFSFQNLRVLVTADVAKLSNPVAAWDALASHPDLNPTKDVLPIVKLSAMLNEEGQSPGSVGSVIIPMTTLDSSYSVSTATGLSSYSSPLLPAFLVAQAYLEAVEGPLWNAVRGNGLAYGVSFSREIDGGYLQFKVYRSPDASKAIEASRTTVAKLASGEEPLDRHLIEGAVSSIVFGVADEQSTMTAAAQQNYMISVVRGLEQGWNKKILARVREVTEEEIREVMREVILPVFEPGRSNVVVTCAPIMEENIVKTLGERGYKTQVQTLAHFYDDYGLKADEEDGEDEEEEDEDEDMSDGSYESGSEEEDDL; from the exons ATGTCGACCGAGGCTCAAAAACCACGGTTCCGCAAGGTCCAAAGCTTTCAGTCCGACTATGCCCCAACTGGCATTACCCAGTACGTCTCTGAGCGAAGTGGCATGCAGGTTATTGTGGCCGACCGCAAGGGCCCCAAGGTCAACGGCTACTTCACACTAGCCACCGAGATCTTTGACGACTCTGGTGCGCCTCACACATTGGAACATTTGGTCTTTATGGGCTCCAAGAGCTACAAGTACAAGGGCCTGCTCGACAAGCTGGCCGGCAGAGCCTACTCCAACACCAATGCCTGGACTGCCGTCGACCACACCGCTTACACCCTTGAAACTGCCGGGTGGGATGGCTTTGCTCAGATCCTCCCTGTCTACCTCGAGCATGTCATTCTCCCTAACATCACGGATGATGCCTGTGTGACCGAGGTTCATCACATTGACGGCGAGGGCAACGATGCCGGTGTCGTGTACTCTGAGATGCAAGCTCTTCAGTACAGCAGCTCTGAGCTGATGGATCTTCAGGCTCGCCGGTTGCTGTATCCTGAAAATATTGGTTTCAGATACGAAACTGGCGGTATGATGGAGGCGCTTCGGGTCTTGACTCCCAACAGAATTCGTGAATTCCACAAGGCCATGTACCAGCCCCAGAATCTGgctgtcatcatcactggTGAGGCTGACCACGAGGACCTGCTGAAGATCTTGGACACGTTTGAGGAGAGCATCAAAGATGatatcccaccaccaaaccccagCTTCAAGCGCCCATTCGTTGactctccccaaccacctcctctcgaAAAGACCATTGTCCAGACGGTCGAGTTTCCCGAGGAAGACGAGTCCACCGGCGAAATCCTTGTGGCTTTCTTCGGACCCAGCTGCATCGACCAGATCGAGGGCACAGCGGTTAACATCTTGATGACCTACCTCTGCGGCTCGTCGGTCTCCATCATCGAAAACACCATCgtggagagagagcagcTGGCTAGTTCGGTTTCGTACTGGTGGGACTCGAGACCAAACTCCGTCATCTGGTTCCAGCCAACTGGTGTTGCCACTGAGAAGCTTGCCTTTGTCGAGCAGCGCCTGGTTGACCTTCTCAAGGAAGTCGCCTCGAAGCCTCTCGATATGAACTATATCAACGAATGCCTCCAGCGTGAGAAGCGCCAAGTGAAGCTCCAGGCGGAATCCTCCGAGCAGTTCTATGCTAGCAACATTATTACGGATTATTTGTTTGGCAAGCGGGACGGCTCTACCCTGAGAGACCTGGAGACCCTGAAGGAGTATGATGTGCTTGAGAAGTGGACTGATGAGCAGTGGCGTGCCTTTTTGAAGAAGTGGATCTCTGACGCCCATCACGTCTCTATTCTCGGAAAGCCATCGCATGAGCttgccaagaagctcaaggctggCGAAGAGGAGCGCATCgccaagaggaaggaggagctcggAAAGGAGGGTCTCGAGGCTCTCAAGAACAAGCTCGAGACTGCCAAGCAGAACAACGAGAAGCCAATTCCTCCTGAGGTGTTGGATCAGTGGCCAGTTCCTGGCACCGAGTCAATTCACTTTATTGAGTCTTTGACTGCGAGATCAGGAAAGGCTCGTGCCCTTGGTGCTTCGGACAACAAGGCGCAGAAGATCATCGATGCAGCTCCTCAAGGAAAGCCCCTTTTTGTGCAGTTTGAGGATGTTCCGTCCAACTTTGTGCACTTGACGCTTCATGTCGGCCTCTCTGAGACAGAAGTCCAGTACAAGCCtcttctttccctcttcACCGACAACTTCTTCAACTCCCCCGTCATCCGGGATGGCAAGCGTCTCGAATTCGAGCAAGTCGTCAAGCAGCTTGAAAAGGACACAATCAGCTACCACATCAGCTCGGCCAGCAGACTAAGCGATTATGAGGGTCTGGCTATCCAGTTCCAGGTAGACCCGGAAAAgtacaccaccatcatcgactGGCTGCGCACGCTCATGTTCGACATTGTCTTTGACCCTGTCCGCATCAAGGCTGCCATCGTGAAAGCCCTTGCCGACATCCCCGAACTCAAGCGCGATGGCCGGACCATGGCTCAGGAAGTCGACATGGCCATCCACTTCCGTCCCGAGGCTTACCTGTCTGCGAAGCGCACCCTCGTCAAGGCGGTCTACCTCCGTCGCCTCAAGAAGCTTCTCGAGAAAGAGCCCGAGACCGTCCTCGGGTGGTTCGAGGAACTCCGCAAGTCTCTCTTTTCGTTCCAAAACCTCCGCGTGCTAGTCACCGCCGACGTGGCCAAACTCTCCAACCCAGTCGCAGCCTGGGACGCACTCGCCTCCCACCCCGacctcaacccaaccaagGACGTCCTCCCCATCGTCAAACTCTCGGCAATGCTCAACGAAGAAGGGCAATCCCCTGGTTCGGTAGGATCAGTCATCATCCCCATGACAACCCTCGACAGCTCTTACTCCgtctccaccgccaccggccTCTCTTcctactcctcccccctcctcccggccTTCCTCGTCGCCCAAGCCTACCTCGAAGCGGTCGAGGGCCCGCTCTGGAACGCCGTCCGAGGCAACGGTCTTGCCTACGGGGTTTCATTTTCGAGGGAGATAGACGGTGGATACCTCCAGTTCAAGGTTTACCGCTCCCCCGACGCCTCCAAGGCCATTGAAGCCTCCCGCACGACGGTTGCGAAATTGGCCTCGGGCGAGGAGCCGCTGGATAGGCACTTGATCGAGGGTGCGGTCAGCTCGATTGTGTTTGGCGTGGCGGACGAGCAGTCTACcatgacggcggcggcgcagcAGAATTACATGATTTCTGTCGTTCGCGGGTTGGAGCAAGGGTGGAACAAGAAGATTCTGGCtagggtgagggaggtgacggaggaggagattagggaggtgatgagggaggtgatcTTGCCGGTTTTTGAGCCGGGGAGGAGCAATGTTGTTGTTACTTGTGCGCCGatcatggaggag AATATTGTCAAGACGCTGGGTGAGAGGGGTTACAAGACCCAGGTTCAGACGCTTGCTCACTTTTATGATGACTATGGTCtcaaggctgatgaggaggatggtgaggacgaggaagaggaggatgaagatgaggatatgAGCGATGGGTCGTATGAGTCTggttcggaggaggaggatgatctCTAG
- a CDS encoding hypothetical protein (COG:T; MEROPS:MER0094384; EggNog:ENOG503Q4A2) has product MASNEYYSQTSRADNQYYGGNDQYRTESPSAYSAPAPAYSSHHNLVGPGKDRPPAAQGVSPSPFETVFDDHVYPAAPSSSHQARRLSQQDTSYRPLSRVPSDEMPAYNHAPDDIPLQDNMQKHPSRQHIEMQDHVYDTSSSQHHQPPNKPPSKGRVRLGELGMLGSGKKKIPFVVYFFTIVQVAVFIGELVKNGTSTGSPIMIKPQFNPMIGPSPYILINMGARFVPCMHNVKAIQEAEGPVSWPCPWSTTNENTCTLSELCGFGGVQQPGQPPEPNQWFRFIVPIFLHAGLIHIGFNMLLQLTLGRDMEKHIGSIRFFIVYMSAGIFGFVMGGNFAATGIASTGASGSLFGIIALTFLDLLYSWKDRVNPTKDLMYLFIDIIISFVLGLLPGLDNFSHIGGFLMGLALGICILHSPNSLRRRIGESEVPYANSQVSSGFLKEGTVPPFFKNPVGFFKGRKPLWWGWWLIRVGALILVLVVFVLLLNNFYIHHKPVNNWCELGNLTITRDQETAQQQQAAKRAVEALMGMSRRVLRG; this is encoded by the exons ATGGCTTCCAACGAATACTACAGTCAGACGTCCCGAGCTGACAATCAGTACTACGGCGGCAATGACCAATACCGAACAGAATCCCCCTCTGCTTACTCGGCGCCAGCCCCGGCCTACAGCTCCCACCACAATCTTGTTGGACCTGGGAAGGACCGGCCGCCGGCGGCGCAAGGTGTGTCTCCTTCACCTTTCGAAACCGTCTTCGACGATCATGTCTATCCGGCAGCACCATCCTCTAGCCACCAAGCGCGCCGCCTAAGTCAGCAAGACACGAGCTACCGCCCCCTCTCGCGGGTGCCCTCTGATGAAATGCCTGCTTACAATCATGCCCCAGATGACATCCCGCTGCAGGACAACATGCAGAAGCACCCTTCGAGACAACACATCGAGATGCAGGATCACGTCTATGATACTTCGTCGtcgcagcaccaccagccgcCGAACAAACCACCGAGCAAAGGgcgggtgaggttgggggagttgggcaTGCTGGGGTcgggaaagaagaagataCCGTTTGTGGTGTATTTTTTTACTATTGTTCAAGTTGCAGTTTTTATCGGTGAATTGGTCAAGAATG GCACCTCGACCGGCTCCCCAATCATGATAAAACCCCAATTCAACCCCATGATCGGTCCCTCCCCCtacatcctcatcaacatgGGCGCCCGCTTCGTCCCCTGCATGCACAACGTCAAGGCCATCCAAGAAGCCGAAGGACCCGTCTCGTGGCCCTGCCCCTGGTCGACCACCAACGAGAACACATGCACCCTCTCGGAGCTCTGCGGCTTCGGCGGTGTCCAACAGCCGGGCCAACCGCCGGAACCGAACCAATGGTTCAGATTCATCGTCCCCATCTTTTTGCACGCCGGTCTGATCCACATCGGCTTCAACATGCTGCTTCAACTCACACTCGGAAGGGACATGGAGAAACACATTGGCTCGATCCGGTTCTTTATAGTGTACATGTCGGCCGGCATCTTTGGTTTCGTCATGGGGGGTAACTTTGCCGCGACTGGCATCGCCAGCACGGGCGCATCAGGTTCATTATTTGGGATTATCGCACTCACCTTTTTGGACCTGTTGTACAGCTGGAAAGACAGGGTGAATCCCACAAAGGACCTGATGTACCTCTTtatcgacatcatcatctctttTGTCCTGGGTCTCTTGCCCGGTCTGGACAACTTCAGTCACATTGGCGGGTTTTTGATGGGGTTGGCGCTGGGGATTTGTATCCTTCACTCGCCCAActcgttgaggaggaggattggggagTCGGAGGTTCCCTATGCCAACAGTCAAGTTTCGTCTGGGTTTTTGAAGGAGGGGACCGTGCCACCGTTTTTTAAGAATCCCGTGGGCTTTTTCAAGGGGAGGAAGCCgctttggtgggggtggtggttgattcGGGTGGGGGCGCTGAttttggtgctggtggtgtttgtgttgttgttgaataatttttatattcaTCACAAG CCTGTGAATAACTGGTGCGAGTTGGGGAATTTGACTATTACGAGGGATCAGGAGactgctcagcagcagcaggcggcgaagagggcggtggaggctTTGATGGGGATGTCGAGACgggttttgaggggttga
- a CDS encoding hypothetical protein (COG:U; EggNog:ENOG503P4WQ) translates to MEREREWDITTTHLNSLFQPLKSTHTTDFNFPPLTMASSDPTPSKPPSDSPIPPQGGLLTPSPKYHGTPPLQHHLQLLAAFSSIAALLILRRQTKLSLSSPLTHPPPPVWQKALFYSATYLSFSGLAHDYTGKSIYKRTNDRLDSLFSSSSSSQSSNSIFNPLPEQAQRTKQLIKEERERRRLAEGKPPTEAKEEEEKRGVITKIWMGGEKDGWQERRMEEEKKALEEGKGYGDLIMEQIYEVFGWGGKKDDEKKEKPEEKKKD, encoded by the exons atggagagagagcgagagtgGGA catcaccaccacacacctcAACTCTCTATTCCAGCCCCTCAAATCAACCCACACCACAGATTTCAACTTCCCACCACTCACCATGGCCTCCTCCGaccccaccccttccaaacccccctccgattcccccatccctccccaagGAGgtctcctcaccccctcccccaaataCCACggcaccccccccctccaacaccacctccaactcctcgccgccttctcctccatcgccgccctcctcatcctccgacGACAAACCaaactctccctctcctcccccctcacccatcccccgcccccggTCTGGCAAAAAGCCCTCTTCTACTCAGCCACCTACCTCTCCTTTTCCGGGCTCGCCCACGACTACACCGGCAAGTCAATCTACAAGCGCACAAACGACCGTCTCGActccctcttttcctcctcctcctcttcccaatcatcaaactcaatcttcaacccccttcccgaACAAGCCCAGCGGACAAAGCAGCTAATtaaggaggagagggagcggaggaggttAGCTGAGGGTAAGCCGCCAAcagaggcaaaggaggaggaggagaaaaggggtgtcatcaccaagataTGGATGGGGGGTGAAAAGGACGGGTGGCAAGAGAGAAGaatggaagaagaaaaaaaagcgctggaagaagggaaggggtaTGGGGATTTGATTATGGAGCAGATCTATGAGGTttttgggtggggaggaaagaaggacgatgagaaaaaggagaaaccggaggagaagaagaaggattaA
- a CDS encoding hypothetical protein (EggNog:ENOG503NX1S; COG:K) — translation MSDSHSLAQILIRSVIRAFHTTQEVLAIEALVQHSCLRDDELAYLMKMNTKDLHRLCASLRDARFLTVHTRPEVIEGKTRPVNRTYYYIDYQQTVDAIKWRVYKTDKDMQGIAKPQDESKEYSCPRCKSQWTQLEVLDSVSIEGFLCLRCEAVLERSQEQEQPGHQQLSRMNNQFKFMTDMLQQIDKGLVPECSFDKAIAVARPIVREAMHEVLASVPVEDAGGMGKPSAVKGLANTGPKTMQVTISDGNEEAELIESRKRKERFLRENALPSWITDSSVPAPAATAAPPVVSFEMRDADGGDGGRAGKRVKVEGDMSFKMEEDEEDDLEFEDVV, via the coding sequence aTGTCCGACTCCCACTCCCTAGCCCAAATCCTCATCCGCTCCGTCATCCGCGCcttccacaccacccaagaAGTCCTCGCCATCGAAGCCCTGGTCCAACACTCCTGCCTCCGCGACGACGAGCTAGCCTACCTCATGAAGATGAACACCAAagacctccaccgcctctgCGCCTCCCTCCGCGACGCCCGGTTTTTAACCGTACACACCCGCCCGGAAGTCATCGAGGGCAAAACCCGGCCTGTCAACAGGACATACTACTACATCGACTACCAGCAAACCGTCGACGCCATCAAGTGGCGCGTCTACAAGACAGACAAGGACATGCAGGGCATCGCCAAACCACAGGACGAAAGCAAGGAGTATTCCTGCCCCAGGTGTAAATCCCAGTGGACGCAGCTGGAAGTGCTGGACAGCGTGAGCATAGAGGGGTTCTTGTGTCTACGATGCGAGGCTGTGCTTGAGAGGAGTCAAGAGCAGGAGCAACCCGGTCATCAGCAGTTGTCGAGGATGAATAACCAGTTTAAATTCATGACGGACATGCTGCAGCAGATCGACAAGGGGCTGGTGCCAGAATGCAGTTTTGACAAGGCGATTGCGGTGGCGCGACCGATTGTACGGGAGGCGATGCATGAGGTTTTGGCGAGCgtgccggtggaggatgcgggggggatggggaagcCGTCTGcggtgaaggggttggcgaACACGGGGCCGAAGACGATGCAGGTTACGATCAGTGATGGGAATGAGGAGGCGGAGCTGATTGAGAgtaggaagaggaaggagaggttttTGAGGGAGAACGCGCTGCCGAGTTGGATTACGGATAGCTCGGTGCCGGCGCCGGCTGCGACGGCTGCGCCCCCGGTGGTGAGCTTTGAGATGAGGGATgcggatgggggggatgggggacgggcggggaagagggtgaaggtggagggggacaTGAGCTTtaagatggaggaggatgaggaggatgatttggagtttgaggatgtggtgtag
- the SMC1 gene encoding Structural maintenance of chromosomes protein 1 (EggNog:ENOG503NXCA; BUSCO:EOG092606CY; COG:D), giving the protein MGKLLRLELFNFKSYKGHHTLLFGDSYFTSIIGPNGSGKSNSMDAISFVLGIKSSHLRSSHLRDLVYRGRVMKTSKIQDDGTAAPATNGHTNGVENGDDDGSSQRATRNDPKSAWVMAVYEDDAGDEQSWKRTITSNGSSEYRINDRVVTAQQYNEALEAENILIKARNFLVFQGDVEAIAAQSPQDLTRLIEQISGSLEYKAEYEKLQAEEEQALENQNFQLIRRRGINGEIKQYQEQKKEAENFQKKTEERDEAVITHILWKLYHFQRVMDESSAQIQEHQENLKEFRRNVETFEKRLEAARKEQTSVAREVHKIEKTIKAKEKSIEERENSLVPIDEKITQSSRDMEMLRKRIADLKKLRDEKTAAVQKYTKDLSQVEKAHRQFEKQWAETLKKQGKELSDADRKEYDKLQAEAMKRSTDNRQKLDNLRRQLKSDEATFNSLGGRIDNFEASIDKLQGEVRVITERRDACQDFIRQITTEIDAKKKEYNSVQSERIRINNTHTELEEKLRDVLRKLEDADMGRRQNERETRTRNIISDLKRIYPGVRGRVGELCKPKQKKYDEAVITALGREFDGVIVDTEKTAVDCIQFLKDGRLPSMTFIPLDNIKVNTSNSAVKGIAGARLTIDTIDFDPTLERAIAYACGGSVVCDNLEVAKEIVYGKKIQVKAVTLQGYVIHKAGTMTGGRLNEDKGNKRRFEQVDVENLTRLAEKFKDDIAKLPRAGRRGTEDNLQNEIASLEQRLRLQKSELAAFEKNLKSKLKELDNAKQELASFQPKFDDKKGELERTRATVEKFEKAIQGVEDKIYADFCKRLGYENIRDYEAQQGTLEQEAAQKRQAFDIQKKSIQNSLSWETSQLSSSTERVKNMEQQLKRHQQEVQSYQEEKSNIEEAMGQDQDELEALSESLEVVRTRHAEKTKKVSEAKADLQGRSKDIDARLKEISNLESVVQKNSAGKFALLRRCKLEQIQIPLKQGSLDDIPNEDVLLQKDQDAMDVDMDEDAEADEVLEAAMDDYGIEIDFDNLDDDLKDSDDDFEDKLQERISSLTTELEKLNPNMRAMERLESVKTRLQSTDKDWEDSKTALKEARDAFSRVKQQRFELFNKAFSHIQEQITHVYKDLTRSDAYPLGGQAYLDIEEDTETPYLSGIKYHAMPPLKRFRDMEHLSGGEKTMAALALLFAIHSYQPSPFFVLDEVDAALDNANVEKITKYIREHAGPGMQFIVISLKPTLFQHSESLVGVYRDQAANSSETLTLDLRKYV; this is encoded by the exons ATGGGGaagctcctccgcctcgaGCTTTTCA ACTTCAAGTCCTACAAGGGCCACCACACACTCTTGTTTGGCGACTCCTacttcacctccatcatcggTCCCAATGGCTCCGGTAAATCCAACTCGATGGACGCCATTTCCTTCGTCCTGGGCATCAAGTCGTCACATCTACGATCGTCGCACCTTCGCGACCTGGTTTATCGCGGCCGGGTCATGAAAACTTCGAAGATCCAAGACGACGGCACAGCTGCACCAGCCACCAATGGCCACACTAACGGCGTCGAGAatggcgatgacgatggcTCTTCGCAAAGAGCGACGAGAAACGACCCCAAATCCGCCTGGGTGATGGCCGTGTACGAAgatgatgctggtgatgagCAAAGTTGGAAGCGCACGATCACGAGCAACGGTTCTAGCGAGTACCGAATCAACGACCGCGTGGTTACCGCCCAGCAGTACAACGAGGCCCTCGAGGCGGAGAACATCCTGATCAAGGCGCGCAACTTTTTGGTGTTCCAAGGTGATGTCGAGGCCATCGCTGCGCAGTCACCACAGGACCTCACACGCTTGATCGAGCAGATCTCGGGTAGTTTGGAATACAAGGCCGAGTACGAGAAACTccaggccgaggaagagcagGCTCTCGAAAACCAAAACTTTCAACTcatcagaagaagaggtatCAATGGCGAGATCAAGCAGTATcaggagcaaaagaaggaggccgagaactTCCAGAAGAAGACAGAGGAAAGGGACGAGGCCGTTATCACTCACATTCTGTGGAAGCTGTACCACTTTCAACGGGTGATGGATGAGTCAAGCGCCCAGATTCAAGAGCACCAGGAGAATCTCAAGGAGTTCCGCCGAAACGTTGAGACATTCGAAAAGAGGCTGGAGGCTGCGCGCAAGGAGCAAACCAGCGTTGCCCGTGAGGTCCACAAGATCGAGAAGACgatcaaggccaaggaaaAGAGCATTGAGGAAAGAGAAAACAGCCTGGTACCAATTGATGAGAAGATCACACAGAGTTCCCGGGATATGGAAATGCTACGAAAGAGGATTGCCGATCTCAAGAAACTCCGCGACGAGAAGACGGCGGCTGTGCAAAAGTACACAAAGGACTTGTCACAAGTGGAAAAAGCGCACCGACAGTTTGAGAAGCAATGGGCCGAAACGCTGAAGAAGCAGGGCAAGGAACTCAGCGATGCGGACAGGAAAGAATACGACAAGCTGCAAGCAGAGGCGATGAAGAGGTCAACAGACAATCGACAAAAGCTGGATAATCTGCGACGACAATTGAAGAGCGACGAGGCGACATTCAACAGTCTTGGTGGCAGGATAGACAACTTTGAAGCCAGCATCGACAAACTGCAGGGTGAGGTCCGGGTCATCACAGAACGCCGGGATGCTTGTCAAGACTTCATCAGGCAGATTACAACGGAGATCGACGCCAAGAAAAAGGAGTACAACAGTGTTCAGTCGGAGCGTATTAGGATCAATAACACCCACACTGAACTCGAGGAGAAGCTCCGCGACGTCCTGAGGAAACTCGAAGATGCGGACATGGGCAGGCGGCAGAATGAGAGGGAGACAAGGACGCGCAACATTATCAGTGACCTCAAACGCATCTACCCTGGTGTTCGCGGGCGAGTTGGTGAGCTTTGCAAGCCGAAACAGAAGAAGTACGACGAGGCGGTCATCACTGCCCTTGGTCGCGAATTCGACGGGGTGATTGTCGACACCGAGAAGACAGCTGTTGACTGCATCCAGTTTCTCAAGGACGGTCGGCTCCCCTCCATGACCTTCATTCCGTTGGACAACATCAAGGTAAACACCTCAAACTCTGCCGTCAAGGGCATTGCGGGTGCCAGATTGACCATTGACACCATCGACTTTGATCCAACGCTGGAGCGGGCGATTGCCTATGCCTGCGGCGGGTCCGTAGTCTGTGACAACCTCGAGGTGGCCAAGGAGATTGTCTACGGCAAGAAGATCCAGGTCAAGGCTGTGACACTGCAAGGCTACGTGATTCACAAGGCCGGTACCATGACGGGTGGTCGCTTGAATGAGGACAAGGGCAATAAGCGCCGGTTCGAgcaggttgatgttgagaatCTCACGCGTTTGGCTGAGAAGTTCAAGGACGACATTGCCAAGTTGCCACGAGCGGGACGGCGAGGCACTGAGGACAACCTCCAGAACGAGATTGCCTCTCTGGAGCAGCGTCTTCGCCTGCAAAAGAGCGAGTTGGCTGCCTTTGAAAAGAATCTTAAGAGTAAGCTAAAGGAGCTCGACAACGCGAAGCAGGAACTGGCGAGCTTCCAGCCCAAATTCGACGACAAGAAGGGCGAGCTGGAGCGTACCCGGGCAACCGTGGAGAAGTTCGAAAAGGCCATTCAGGGCGTCGAAGATAAGATCTACGCCGACTTCTGCAAGAGGCTTGGATATGAGAACATTCGTGACTACGAGGCCCAGCAAGGGACTTTGGAGCAGGAGGCTGCCCAGAAGCGCCAGGCATTTGACatccagaagaagagcatTCAAAACAGCTTGAGCTGGGAGACGTCACAGCTCAGCTCCAGCACTGAACGAGTAAAGAACATGGAGCAACAACTCAAGCGGCACCAACAGGAAGTCCAGTCATACCAGGAGGAAAAGAGCAACATTGAGGAAGCCATgggccaagaccaagacgaGCTCGAAGCCCTCTCCGAAAGCCTAGAGGTTGTCCGGACCAGACACGCCgaaaagaccaagaaggtCTCGGAAGCCAAGGCCGACCTCCAAGGGAGAAGCAAAGACATCGACGCCCGACTAAAAGAAATCTCCAACCTCGAGTCCGTCGTCCAAAAGAACAGCGCCGGCAAGTTCGCCCTCCTGCGCCGCTGCAAGTTGGAGCAGATCCAGATCCCCCTTAAGCAGGGTTCTCTAGACGACATCCCCAACGAAgacgtcctcctccagaaAGACCAAGACGCCATGGACGTCGACATGGACGAAGACGCCGAGGCGGACGAGGTCCTCGAGGCGGCCATGGACGACTACGGCATCGAAATCGACTTTgacaacctcgacgacgacctcaaAGACTCAGACGATGACTTTGAAGATAAGCTCCAAGAGCGCATATCTTCCCTCACGaccgagctcgagaagctcaaccCCAACATGCGCGCCATGGAGCGTCTCGAGTCGGTCAAGACCCGGCTCCAGTCAACTGACAAGGACTGGGAAGACAGCAAAACCGCCCTCAAAGAAGCCCGCGACGCGTTTTCTAGAGTCAAACAGCAGCGGTTCGAGCTCTTTAACAAGGCCTTCAGCCATATCCAAGAGCAGATCACGCACGTGTACAAGGATCTCACGCGGAGTGATGCGTACCCCTTGGGTGGGCAAGCCTATCTCGACATCGAAGAGGACACGGAGACGCCGTACCTATCCGGGATCAAGTACCACGCCATGCCGCCGCTCAAGCGCTTCCGGGACATGGAGCACCTGTCGGGCGGCGAAAAGACGATGGCGGCGCTGGCGCTGTTGTTTGCGATTCATAGCTACCAGCCCAGCCCGTTCTTTGTGCTAGACGAGGTGGACGCCGCGCTGGATAATGCGAATGTGGAAAAGATCACAAAGTACATCCGGGAGCATGCCGGGCCGGGGATGCAGTTTATTGTGATCAGCTTGAAGCCGACGCTGTTTCAGCACAGCGAGAGTCTTGTGGGGGTGTATAGGGACCAGGCTGCGAATAGTTCGGAGACGTTGACGCTGGAT TTGAGGAAGTATGTATAA